GAACAAACGATTTGTATACAGGCATGCTTGGAATGCATGGAACGAAGACGTCGAACTTGGGCGTGAGCGACTGCGACCTTCTGGTTGCCATCGGAGTGCGGTTCTCGGACCGTGTGCTTGGAAATGCAAGCAAGTTTGCAAAGCAGGCCAAGATTTTACAGTTTGATGTAGATCCGGCTGAGATTAACAAAAATATCAGAGTGGACGCCTGTGTGATTGGGGACGTGAAAGAGATTTTAACCAGAGTGAACGAAAGGTTACCTCAGCAAAATCACAACGCATGGATTTCACATGTATTAGATTACAAAGTAAAATTCCCATTAAAATATGCAGAGCAAGGAATCTCCGGTCCTTATATTATGGAGGAGATTTATCGCAAGACAAACGGGGATGCAGTCATCGTGACAGAAGTCGGGCAGCATCAGATGTGGGCAGCGCAATATTATAAATACAAGAATCCGAGAACATTTTTAACATCCGGAGGTCTTGGTACGATGGGATATGGACTCGGTGCAGCGATTGGTGCGCAGATTGCCAACCCAGACAAACAGGTTATCAATATTGCCGGTGATGGATGTTTTCGAATGAATATGAATGAGCTGGCAACAGCGGTTCGTGAGCAACTGCCACTGATTGAGGTGATTGTCAATAACCACGTATTAGGAATGGTTCGCCAGTGGCAGAATCTTTTCTATGAAAAACGTTATTCCGCTACCGTTTTAGATGACGGAGTTGATTTTGTAAAACTTGCCGAGGCGATGGGCGCAGCCGGATACCGCGCAACATCCAGGGAAGAGTTTGAAACAGTATTCCAAAAAGCATTGGAATCCAAAACACCGGTCTTAATCGATTGTATCATTGATTCAGACGATAAAGTATGGCCAATGGTGGCACCAGGAGAAGCAATCAGTTCTTCATTTACCGATGAGGATATGAAATAAAAGGTTTTAAAAATAGGAGGAAGTTATAAAATGAGCAGAGTTTACAATTTTTCGGCAGGACCAGCAGTTTTGCCAGAAGAGGTCTTAAAAGAGGCTGCAGACGAAATGTTAGACTACAAAGGAAGCGGCATGTCCGTTATGGAGATGAGTCATCGTTCTAAAGTATACGATAACATTATCAAAGAAGCAGAAGCAGATTTAAGAGAATTGATGAACATTCCAGACAATTACAAGGTATTATTCCTGCAGGGAGGAGCTTCCCAGTTTTTCGCTGAGGTTCCAATGAACCTGATGAAAAACCGCAAGGCAGGTTATATCTTAACCGGTCAGTGGGCAAAGAAAGCGTTCCAGGAAGCAAAACTTTTTGGTGAGGCTGTAGAACTTGCATCATCTGCGGATGAGACATTTACCTATATTCCAGATTGCTCTGATTTACCAATTACAGACGATATGGACTATGTTTATATCTGCGAAAACAATACCATTTACGGAACAAAGTACAAAAAGCTTCCAAATACAAAAGGTAAGATTTTAGTATCCGATATTTCCTCCTGCTTTTTATCAGAACCGATTGATGTAACAAAATATGGAGTTGTTTACGGTGGCGTTCAGAAAAACGTAGGACCAGCAGGTGTTGTAATTGCGATTATCCGTGAAGATTTAATTACAGACGAGGTACTTCCGGGAACACCTACCATGTTAAAATGGAAGACACAGGCAGACAACGATTCCTTATACAACACACCTCCATGTTACAATATCTACATTTGCGGTAAAGTCTTTAAATGGTTAAAGAAGATGGGGGGGTTATCCGTCATGAAAGAACGCAATGAAGAGAAAGCGAAGATTTTATATGATTATTTAGATCAGAGCAAGTTATTCAAAGGAACCGTAAGAAAAGAAGACCGTTCTTTGATGAATGTCCCATTTGTAACAGGTGATAAAGACTTAGATGCCAAATTTGTAAAAGAAGCAGAGGCTGCCGGACTTGTGAACTTAAAAGGTCACCGTACCGTTGGTGGAATGAGAGCATCTATCTACAATGCAATGCCAAAAGAAGGTGTTGTGAAGTTAGTAGAATTCATGAAGAAGTTTGAGGAGGAAAATGCGTAATGTATCAGTATCATTGTTTAAATCCGATTGCAGGTGTTGGTTTAAATCTTTTTTCCGAAGATTATAAAAAAGTAGAAGAGTTAAATGACGCAGATGCAGTCTTAGTGCGTAGTGCAGCAATGCATGACATGGACCTCCCGGATAGTCTGCTTGCAGTAGCCCGTGCCGGAGCTGGTGTCAACAACATTCCTTTAGACAAATGTGCAGATCAGGGTATTGTCGTATTTAACACACCAGGTGCGAATGCAAACGGTGTAAAAGAGCTTGTGTTTGCAGGCATGCTTTATGCATCCCGTGATTTGATTGGCGGAATGGAATGGTTAAATGCCAACAAAGGCGAAGAAAACATTGCCAAGATGGCAGAAAAAGAGAAAAAGAATTTTGCCGGTCATGAGATTTCCGGCAAGAAATTAGGTGTCATTGGTCTTGGCGCCATCGGTGTGTTAGTGGCAAATGCTGCAACACATATGGGAATGGATGTCTATGGATATGACCCATATATTTCGGTCAATGCAGCATGGAACTTATCTAGAAGTGTAAAACACATCAGCAATGTAGAGGAAATCTACAAAGAATGTGATTTTATTACCATCCACGTACCACTTTTAGATTCTACTAAGAAAATGATTAGTGCAGAAGCAATTGCAATGATGAAACCAACTACAATTGTACTTAACTTTGCGAGAGACCTTCTGGTAGATGAAGAAGCAATGGTAGACGCACTTGCACAGGGAAAAGTTGCAAAATACGTTTCAGACTTCCCGAACCCAACAACAGTAGGAGCAAAAGGATGTCTTGTAACACCTCATCTTGGAGCCTCCACATCGGAGTCTGAAGATAACTGTGCCATCATGGCAGTTCGTGAGATTCGTGATTACTTAGAGAATGGTAACATTGTTCATTCTGTAAACTTC
This genomic window from Roseburia sp. 831b contains:
- the ilvB gene encoding biosynthetic-type acetolactate synthase large subunit; the protein is MQLTGAQIVMECLKEQGVDTVFGYPGGAILNVYDELYKNKDAIRHVLTSHEQGAAHAADGYARSTGKVGVCFATSGPGATNLVTGIATAYMDSVPVVAITCNVTVPLLGKDSFQEIDIAGITMPITKHNFIVKDVTKLADTIRRAFTIAKKGRPGPVLVDIPKDVTALKTEYEPKKPEPIARISETITDEDLEVALEMLQKAEKPYIFVGGGAVISGASEELKEFVHKMDAPVCDTLMGKGAFDGTNDLYTGMLGMHGTKTSNLGVSDCDLLVAIGVRFSDRVLGNASKFAKQAKILQFDVDPAEINKNIRVDACVIGDVKEILTRVNERLPQQNHNAWISHVLDYKVKFPLKYAEQGISGPYIMEEIYRKTNGDAVIVTEVGQHQMWAAQYYKYKNPRTFLTSGGLGTMGYGLGAAIGAQIANPDKQVINIAGDGCFRMNMNELATAVREQLPLIEVIVNNHVLGMVRQWQNLFYEKRYSATVLDDGVDFVKLAEAMGAAGYRATSREEFETVFQKALESKTPVLIDCIIDSDDKVWPMVAPGEAISSSFTDEDMK
- the serC gene encoding 3-phosphoserine/phosphohydroxythreonine transaminase; this translates as MSRVYNFSAGPAVLPEEVLKEAADEMLDYKGSGMSVMEMSHRSKVYDNIIKEAEADLRELMNIPDNYKVLFLQGGASQFFAEVPMNLMKNRKAGYILTGQWAKKAFQEAKLFGEAVELASSADETFTYIPDCSDLPITDDMDYVYICENNTIYGTKYKKLPNTKGKILVSDISSCFLSEPIDVTKYGVVYGGVQKNVGPAGVVIAIIREDLITDEVLPGTPTMLKWKTQADNDSLYNTPPCYNIYICGKVFKWLKKMGGLSVMKERNEEKAKILYDYLDQSKLFKGTVRKEDRSLMNVPFVTGDKDLDAKFVKEAEAAGLVNLKGHRTVGGMRASIYNAMPKEGVVKLVEFMKKFEEENA
- a CDS encoding phosphoglycerate dehydrogenase — its product is MYQYHCLNPIAGVGLNLFSEDYKKVEELNDADAVLVRSAAMHDMDLPDSLLAVARAGAGVNNIPLDKCADQGIVVFNTPGANANGVKELVFAGMLYASRDLIGGMEWLNANKGEENIAKMAEKEKKNFAGHEISGKKLGVIGLGAIGVLVANAATHMGMDVYGYDPYISVNAAWNLSRSVKHISNVEEIYKECDFITIHVPLLDSTKKMISAEAIAMMKPTTIVLNFARDLLVDEEAMVDALAQGKVAKYVSDFPNPTTVGAKGCLVTPHLGASTSESEDNCAIMAVREIRDYLENGNIVHSVNFPDCSMGACTVAGRVGILHKNEKGMISQYTTVLGDAGINIADMTNKSKGDYAYALIDVDAPLTDEVMKKLAAIPGVLRARKVK